A region from the Microbacterium lacus genome encodes:
- a CDS encoding glutaredoxin family protein → MRQAIQVYGKPECTDTARSRALLDARGVEYAYFDVLTDPAARDRAEAASGSTRAPIIAFSDGRVLIEPSDEKLDAALTGL, encoded by the coding sequence ATGAGACAGGCGATCCAGGTCTACGGCAAGCCCGAGTGCACGGACACCGCGCGATCGCGGGCACTGCTGGATGCACGCGGCGTCGAGTACGCGTACTTCGACGTGCTGACCGACCCCGCCGCCCGGGACAGAGCCGAAGCTGCGAGCGGCTCGACGAGGGCCCCGATCATCGCCTTCTCGGACGGTCGCGTCCTCATCGAACCGAGCGACGAGAAGCTCGACGCAGCGCTGACGGGACTCTGA
- a CDS encoding sigma-54-dependent Fis family transcriptional regulator has protein sequence MTTEFDPKLTESLKERVLGEAPGAADPQAEIISSWRRSQAALGDPGRIRDVPHVPDTLLDEHLLDMFGAPMNRFAQDLEGTGLAVLLADSRGQILHRWTEDRQARSHLDRVGTTRGAVLAENVVGTNGVGSVAATARPMQIRGTEHYAEIYRDAVCTGAPVFHPITGTLLAVVTLSCDLTPRTDLLKPLVKSMTTQLEQHVLSVEHPDARRMFHVFLEQSRRHALPVVAFGPQGVMIQSPQANALTPSDVAILRSIGDETGTAGRYVVELSGGTREVDITSVGNDNNVVVVGDRIRSSTSHAAPPPSPKLEGRSAEWLSARSEFEKLRAARTPVIVAGEVGVGKTTLALGVPYRTASIPSDRTLVDAAERHILGTREWLMQLRETATVPHDLVIRGVETLDGPALDGMRAVLEARGATGPTTLTMTTTDRSSVESMELQFGAQMVWLAPLRERAGDIPDLWRALRAAVAPGVRLDVDEAASRLIETYHWPGNVKELRQLVSQLASVTRTGPVTPRDLPPAMHAERSLTLIERVELEAIRKALHEANGNRSKAADILGLSRATVYRKMKAYRLGDG, from the coding sequence ATGACCACGGAATTCGATCCGAAACTGACCGAGAGCCTGAAAGAGCGCGTGCTCGGCGAAGCACCCGGTGCTGCCGATCCGCAGGCCGAGATCATCTCGTCGTGGCGGCGCTCGCAGGCGGCGCTCGGGGATCCAGGACGCATCCGCGACGTGCCGCACGTGCCCGACACGCTCCTGGACGAGCACCTGCTGGACATGTTCGGCGCGCCGATGAACCGGTTCGCCCAGGACCTGGAAGGCACCGGCCTCGCCGTCCTCCTGGCGGACTCGCGTGGTCAGATCCTGCACCGCTGGACGGAGGACCGACAGGCCCGCTCACACCTGGATCGGGTCGGCACCACCCGCGGTGCGGTCCTGGCCGAGAACGTCGTCGGCACGAACGGCGTCGGGTCGGTCGCCGCGACCGCGCGCCCCATGCAGATCCGGGGCACGGAGCACTACGCCGAGATCTACCGTGACGCCGTGTGCACGGGCGCACCGGTGTTCCATCCGATCACCGGCACGCTGCTCGCGGTCGTGACCCTGTCCTGCGACCTCACCCCGCGTACGGACCTCCTCAAGCCGCTCGTGAAGTCGATGACGACCCAGCTCGAGCAGCACGTGCTCTCTGTCGAGCACCCCGACGCGCGCCGCATGTTCCACGTCTTCCTCGAGCAGTCCCGTCGTCACGCGCTTCCCGTCGTCGCCTTCGGACCGCAGGGGGTCATGATCCAGAGTCCGCAGGCCAACGCGCTCACACCGAGCGACGTCGCGATCCTGCGCTCGATCGGAGACGAGACCGGCACGGCGGGCCGCTATGTGGTGGAGCTCTCCGGCGGCACCCGCGAAGTCGACATCACTTCCGTCGGCAACGACAACAACGTCGTCGTCGTGGGCGACCGCATCCGCTCGTCGACGTCTCACGCCGCACCCCCGCCGTCGCCGAAGCTCGAAGGTCGCTCAGCCGAGTGGCTCTCGGCGAGGTCGGAGTTCGAGAAGCTGCGCGCGGCGCGCACGCCGGTGATCGTCGCCGGCGAGGTCGGCGTAGGGAAGACGACGCTCGCCCTGGGCGTGCCGTACCGGACGGCATCCATCCCCTCCGACCGCACGCTCGTGGACGCCGCCGAGCGGCACATCCTGGGCACCCGCGAATGGCTCATGCAACTGCGCGAGACGGCGACCGTGCCGCACGACCTGGTGATCCGCGGCGTCGAGACTCTGGACGGACCGGCGCTGGACGGCATGCGTGCGGTGCTGGAGGCGCGCGGCGCGACGGGCCCGACAACGCTCACGATGACGACGACCGACCGCTCGTCCGTCGAGTCGATGGAGCTCCAGTTCGGAGCGCAGATGGTGTGGCTGGCGCCTCTCCGCGAGCGCGCCGGCGACATCCCCGACCTCTGGCGGGCCCTGCGCGCCGCGGTCGCGCCGGGCGTGCGCCTGGACGTCGATGAGGCGGCGAGCCGGCTGATCGAGACGTATCACTGGCCCGGAAACGTGAAGGAGCTCCGACAGCTCGTCTCGCAGCTCGCCTCCGTCACCCGGACCGGACCCGTGACACCGCGCGATCTGCCGCCGGCGATGCACGCCGAGCGCAGCCTCACCCTCATCGAGAGGGTCGAGCTCGAGGCGATCCGCAAGGCCCTGCACGAGGCGAACGGCAACCGCTCCAAGGCCGCGGACATCCTCGGCCTGTCGCGGGCGACGGTGTACCGCAAGATGAAGGCCTATCGATTGGGAGACGGATGA
- a CDS encoding 3-hydroxyacyl-CoA dehydrogenase, with protein sequence MSTTPTATIVGAGSIGVAFAVQFARSGFHVRMWDALPEALPRAARDRADRVRLLHEHGLIDEPVEVVLARISDHEILYDALRDADLVQECAPEQLPIKRDLFRMIGSYSPAHAVLASSSSAIPASAFADVTPARDRVLIGHPGNPPYLIPVIELVGGRATSEATMQTADQLYRRAGLRPVRVRSEIEGFIFNRLQGAVLREAYCLVRDGVASADDVDEVMRSGLGRRWAFIGPFETVDLNTRGGIASHALKMGPAYERMGAERGQHDPWTEELVATVAAQRRDLLPLGQWEDRVRWRDEMLMEISRVLQAESGSPSRPVDAHRTAS encoded by the coding sequence GTGAGCACGACCCCGACCGCCACGATCGTGGGGGCGGGCTCGATCGGCGTCGCCTTCGCGGTGCAGTTCGCGCGCTCGGGCTTCCATGTGCGGATGTGGGACGCACTCCCCGAGGCGCTGCCGCGCGCCGCGCGGGACCGCGCCGACCGGGTCCGTCTTCTCCACGAGCACGGCCTGATCGACGAACCGGTCGAGGTGGTCCTCGCGCGGATCAGCGACCACGAGATCCTCTACGACGCGCTGCGGGATGCCGATCTCGTGCAGGAGTGCGCCCCCGAGCAGCTCCCGATCAAGCGCGATCTGTTCCGCATGATCGGCTCGTACAGCCCCGCGCACGCGGTGCTCGCGAGCTCGAGCTCGGCGATCCCGGCGAGCGCGTTCGCCGACGTGACGCCCGCCCGTGACCGGGTCCTGATCGGCCATCCCGGCAATCCGCCATACCTGATCCCCGTGATCGAACTCGTCGGCGGCCGGGCGACGAGCGAGGCGACCATGCAGACCGCCGATCAGCTGTACCGCCGGGCCGGGCTCCGTCCGGTGCGCGTCCGAAGCGAGATCGAGGGCTTCATCTTCAATCGTCTGCAGGGCGCGGTGCTGCGGGAGGCCTACTGCCTCGTGCGGGATGGCGTGGCGTCCGCCGACGATGTCGACGAGGTCATGCGCAGCGGACTCGGCCGCCGATGGGCGTTCATCGGACCCTTCGAGACCGTCGATCTGAACACCCGGGGCGGCATCGCCTCGCACGCCCTGAAGATGGGGCCCGCGTACGAGCGGATGGGCGCCGAACGCGGTCAGCACGATCCGTGGACGGAGGAGCTCGTCGCGACCGTCGCCGCACAGCGACGCGACCTGCTGCCGCTCGGACAGTGGGAGGACAGGGTGCGGTGGCGCGACGAGATGCTCATGGAGATCAGCCGGGTGCTGCAGGCGGAGTCGGGTTCCCCGTCGCGCCCTGTCGATGCGCACAGGACGGCATCGTGA